One Roseimaritima multifibrata DNA window includes the following coding sequences:
- a CDS encoding aldo/keto reductase has product MLPKRMLGNTGMEVTQLGYGTMGLRGPKTWGVRVVDEADAEVFLNLVLDSGINFIDTAPDYGIAEERIGRYLSDRRSEFYLATKCGCVFTQHGDHLEIDHEWDTDVIRRNIDTSLARLQTDYIDLLQFHGGDAQTLQSTGLIRLLEEYRDQGVIRHLGISSKLPNLEGLIDLKVFETFQIPYSCLTPEHGPAIARAAATGAGIIIRGGIAHGGPDAEIKREPLNDLWTAANLDALKPDEMTRAELVLRYTLSNPHCDTTIVGTCNKDHLKANLAAAKAGPLPDTLVQAISQQVASVLST; this is encoded by the coding sequence ATGCTCCCGAAACGAATGCTTGGCAACACAGGCATGGAAGTCACTCAACTTGGTTACGGCACGATGGGTCTACGCGGCCCGAAGACCTGGGGAGTCCGTGTTGTCGACGAAGCCGATGCGGAAGTCTTTCTGAACCTGGTCCTCGATTCAGGCATTAACTTCATCGACACGGCTCCCGATTACGGGATTGCCGAAGAGAGGATCGGACGTTATCTGTCCGACCGGCGTAGCGAATTTTACCTCGCCACCAAGTGCGGATGCGTCTTCACTCAGCATGGCGACCACCTTGAAATCGATCATGAGTGGGACACCGATGTGATCCGCCGCAACATTGACACCAGTTTGGCCCGGCTGCAAACCGACTACATCGACCTCCTCCAATTTCACGGCGGCGACGCTCAAACGCTGCAAAGCACCGGGCTGATTCGCTTGCTGGAAGAATACCGCGACCAAGGGGTGATCCGGCACTTAGGAATCTCTAGCAAACTTCCCAATCTGGAAGGCTTGATCGATCTGAAGGTCTTTGAAACGTTTCAGATACCTTATTCCTGCTTAACTCCTGAACATGGTCCCGCGATCGCAAGAGCCGCAGCGACCGGAGCAGGGATCATCATCCGTGGAGGAATTGCCCACGGTGGCCCCGACGCCGAAATCAAACGAGAGCCGCTGAATGATTTATGGACCGCCGCCAATCTGGACGCTTTGAAACCCGACGAGATGACTCGAGCAGAACTAGTCTTGCGATACACCTTGTCAAATCCTCACTGCGACACGACCATCGTCGGCACCTGCAACAAGGATCACTTGAAAGCGAACCTTGCCGCTGCCAAGGCTGGCCCATTGCCTGACACCTTGGTTCAGGCAATCAGCCAACAGGTTGCCAGCGTATTATCGACGTAG
- a CDS encoding flagellar hook-basal body complex protein — MGLASALTTALTGLSAAETQIDVIGNNLANSQTVGFKESRVNYATQFLQTLSLGAAPTVDNGGTNPRQVGLGVQVAEIAQNFAQGTIEISSSPSDLAIQGDGFFMVEAASGERLYTRNGIFKLNADGELVNSTGQRLLGYGVDDLFRIQQSGLVPLEVPLGTESVAKATENVTLEGTLTPEGDVATVSQVIESQVLGDGMVPRPDGTSVALSTAPLPSSSGVSVDTTAAGTVPAGTYEYRVALVDSTGNESVLSGSIAATVGAGNSIRLNGLPVDADGRDYPTVNVYRTDTNGSDLFFLGSAASGGDFIDDGSAAIDLARPADTENLTGNYSYMVTYYKAGEPESRPSPILGPRNVANGRITLTDFPDPPVPPESGGFPEYDSIRIYRNLAGDQNNFFLVDTVSPGETYTDSKTDAEITDLTVSGNKTLDRDGPTIDSNTLLTNVLRRDGATYEAIFKAGTLSYEGRKGGRALGAKELTITENTTVQELIDFVEAASGVQTSQIDAQNPIPTSENNITGESGELVPGGLIKDGAIRFVSNTGELNALEIDLTAFRLTDELGNVTVPNMAFGTVQEAEGQSAASDFIVYDSLGVPINVRVTAALESRSDEQTTYRWYADSASNQVNDSNAITVGTGLVTFDGNGNFVSSTNSRVNVNRQGVPSVSPLQFDLDFSAVSGLASQDASLAATRQDGSAPGVLNNFVVGEDGGLRGVFSNGITRDLGQIRLARFANPVGLEVRGANLYAQGINTGLPVEGAPGENGIGTVVGGALELSNTDIGKDLVGLVLASTQYRGNSRVITTSQQLLDELLNLRR, encoded by the coding sequence ATGGGACTCGCATCAGCATTAACGACTGCACTTACTGGATTAAGTGCGGCGGAAACTCAGATCGACGTCATTGGCAATAACCTTGCCAACTCTCAGACCGTCGGCTTCAAAGAGTCTCGCGTTAACTACGCTACGCAATTCTTGCAAACGCTATCCCTGGGGGCCGCACCGACGGTCGACAACGGGGGAACGAATCCGCGTCAAGTTGGGCTTGGCGTTCAGGTCGCCGAGATCGCCCAGAACTTTGCTCAAGGGACGATCGAAATCAGCAGCAGTCCGTCCGACTTGGCAATCCAAGGGGATGGGTTCTTTATGGTCGAAGCCGCTTCGGGCGAACGACTGTACACGCGCAACGGTATCTTCAAACTGAACGCGGACGGTGAATTAGTGAATTCAACCGGCCAGCGATTGTTGGGCTATGGCGTCGATGATCTGTTCCGAATTCAGCAGTCTGGGTTGGTTCCGCTGGAGGTCCCCCTGGGAACGGAAAGTGTTGCCAAAGCGACCGAGAACGTCACGTTGGAAGGTACGTTGACTCCGGAAGGAGACGTTGCCACGGTCAGCCAGGTGATTGAAAGTCAGGTTCTGGGGGACGGTATGGTTCCTCGTCCCGATGGGACCAGCGTGGCACTCAGTACGGCTCCTTTGCCTTCTTCTTCGGGCGTGTCGGTCGATACGACGGCCGCGGGAACCGTCCCTGCAGGAACGTATGAGTACCGCGTGGCGCTGGTCGACAGCACGGGAAATGAATCGGTACTGAGTGGATCGATTGCCGCAACCGTTGGCGCCGGAAATAGCATTCGCTTGAATGGCCTGCCCGTTGATGCCGACGGCCGCGACTATCCCACCGTGAACGTTTATCGAACGGACACGAATGGTAGCGATTTGTTCTTCCTGGGATCGGCCGCGTCCGGAGGAGACTTTATCGATGATGGGAGCGCTGCGATCGACCTGGCACGTCCAGCCGATACCGAAAATCTGACCGGTAACTATTCCTATATGGTTACCTACTACAAAGCAGGTGAACCCGAGAGCCGACCAAGTCCGATCCTTGGGCCTCGGAACGTAGCGAATGGCCGGATCACGTTGACCGATTTTCCGGATCCTCCCGTTCCTCCAGAATCGGGTGGCTTTCCAGAGTACGATTCGATTCGGATTTACCGCAACCTTGCGGGGGACCAGAATAATTTCTTCCTCGTCGATACGGTTTCGCCCGGTGAGACCTACACCGACAGTAAAACCGATGCAGAAATTACGGATCTGACCGTTTCCGGTAACAAGACGTTGGATCGTGATGGACCGACCATCGACAGCAATACGTTGCTTACCAATGTGCTCCGTCGCGACGGAGCCACGTATGAGGCTATCTTCAAAGCTGGAACGCTTTCTTACGAAGGACGTAAGGGAGGCCGGGCGCTTGGGGCGAAAGAACTGACGATCACCGAGAATACCACGGTCCAAGAATTAATCGACTTTGTGGAGGCCGCCTCCGGTGTTCAGACTTCGCAAATCGATGCTCAAAATCCAATCCCAACATCGGAGAATAACATTACCGGTGAATCGGGTGAACTGGTCCCCGGAGGCTTGATTAAAGATGGAGCCATTCGGTTTGTCAGTAACACTGGTGAATTGAATGCGTTGGAAATCGATCTGACCGCATTTCGGTTGACCGACGAATTGGGGAATGTCACGGTTCCCAATATGGCTTTCGGGACCGTGCAAGAAGCGGAAGGGCAAAGTGCGGCAAGTGATTTTATCGTCTACGATTCGCTAGGCGTTCCGATCAACGTCCGCGTTACCGCAGCGTTGGAAAGCCGAAGCGATGAACAAACGACCTATCGATGGTATGCCGATAGTGCCAGCAACCAGGTGAATGACAGTAACGCGATTACCGTCGGAACGGGATTGGTTACTTTCGATGGGAACGGTAACTTTGTGTCTTCGACAAACAGTCGAGTGAACGTTAACCGGCAAGGCGTTCCCAGTGTGTCACCGCTGCAGTTCGACCTCGATTTCAGTGCCGTTTCGGGATTGGCATCGCAAGATGCAAGCTTGGCGGCGACACGTCAGGATGGTAGTGCCCCCGGAGTTTTGAACAATTTTGTGGTCGGTGAAGATGGTGGTCTGCGAGGCGTCTTTAGCAACGGGATCACACGTGACCTAGGACAGATTCGCTTGGCTCGATTCGCAAACCCCGTTGGTTTGGAAGTGCGTGGAGCAAACCTTTACGCCCAAGGAATCAACACCGGGTTGCCCGTCGAAGGAGCCCCCGGTGAGAACGGTATCGGGACGGTTGTTGGCGGTGCCCTGGAACTAAGTAATACCGACATCGGGAAAGACTTGGTCGGGCTGGTGCTGGCGAGTACGCAGTACCGTGGAAACAGTCGAGTCATTACGACTAGCCAGCAGTTGTTAGACGAACTGTTGAACCTACGTCGATAA
- a CDS encoding flagellar hook assembly protein FlgD — translation MSAINTSGSSVQSAENLSSSNQNDGFSDVNMDQFLQLLITEMQNQDPMDPMENSEMLQQIGQIREIGATDQLTNTLAGFAQNQELITASGLIGQQVDALADDSTEVSGVVDKVTIETGEDDSRNVKVHVGGKTIDIKNIRQINSA, via the coding sequence ATGTCAGCAATCAATACTTCCGGATCGTCGGTCCAGAGTGCTGAGAATCTATCGAGTAGCAATCAGAATGATGGCTTCAGCGATGTCAATATGGACCAGTTTCTGCAGCTGTTGATTACAGAAATGCAGAACCAGGACCCGATGGACCCGATGGAAAATAGTGAAATGCTTCAGCAGATCGGACAGATTCGAGAAATCGGAGCGACCGATCAATTGACCAACACGCTTGCTGGCTTTGCCCAAAACCAAGAGTTGATTACGGCAAGTGGGCTGATTGGGCAACAAGTAGACGCTTTGGCAGACGATTCGACGGAAGTTAGCGGGGTTGTCGACAAAGTAACTATCGAAACTGGTGAAGATGACTCCCGGAATGTCAAAGTTCACGTAGGTGGAAAGACGATAGATATTAAAAATATCCGCCAGATAAACTCCGCCTAA
- a CDS encoding flagellar hook-length control protein FliK — protein sequence MNTSNSLDHQQALSLRGPSAFSTRSLQAISSGSGQSSVGDGFAELFQVVASATSVTANSASSSLAPSSDSVEASEEASDVDDEEQDSVAVRPSADSASQNETPVVGIAAAANTANDQEAEQEPEEDADVGAAEELTDESNDSEDPTTKEAAVDAEMLLVPEGEASPERASESSAEVPGEETLVSATLGKETDSKASIEGPITGDQTAELAATADSEVTDESGKVAPSAESTDGESPAGFAGKVEVDPDGGSDRRRQGGREKGKRGLEKTPADARAIEGSPQPSGSPDEVSAAAQSSGKPIPSGLLNGAIPVDAAGDLEVQAPPPVVAATPIASAQVAAAGAALQATTNGRKDASGKTSLVKSSGAETEAIQNTNATSDRLNTATKGTAGAKQADGPRVADRALLVQRVSKAFQRLGVDGGQIRIRLHPQELGGVQLQLSMQGSRMNAQVVAETELARSLINEHLPELKQRLADQGIQVERFDVRLDGEQTAAQNRDFAEQQSSSEQRQASGKSAASQSRNLSSGQPAVDGPPPPKAVRSVIDAAKFKSVDLVG from the coding sequence ATGAACACCTCCAATTCTCTAGACCACCAGCAAGCGTTAAGCCTGCGCGGTCCGTCGGCATTCTCCACAAGGTCGTTGCAGGCGATCTCTTCTGGAAGCGGGCAGTCATCGGTTGGAGATGGGTTTGCGGAATTGTTCCAGGTGGTCGCTAGTGCGACATCGGTTACAGCGAACTCCGCCAGTTCCTCGCTTGCGCCTTCTTCCGATTCCGTTGAAGCGTCTGAGGAGGCATCGGATGTTGACGACGAAGAGCAAGATTCGGTTGCGGTCCGTCCATCCGCCGATTCCGCGTCGCAAAACGAGACTCCCGTTGTCGGGATTGCCGCTGCGGCAAATACAGCAAACGACCAGGAAGCGGAACAAGAGCCTGAAGAGGACGCAGACGTTGGCGCTGCCGAGGAATTGACTGACGAATCGAACGATTCGGAGGATCCCACCACTAAAGAAGCGGCCGTGGACGCCGAAATGTTGCTTGTGCCCGAAGGGGAAGCTTCGCCTGAACGGGCGTCGGAATCGTCCGCCGAGGTTCCAGGAGAGGAAACTCTCGTGTCGGCGACGCTTGGAAAAGAGACGGATTCTAAAGCGAGTATCGAAGGTCCGATCACTGGGGATCAAACGGCCGAACTAGCCGCGACGGCCGACAGCGAAGTTACAGACGAATCCGGAAAAGTCGCCCCCTCGGCAGAGAGCACCGATGGCGAATCGCCCGCAGGATTTGCTGGAAAGGTCGAAGTGGATCCGGATGGCGGGTCGGATCGACGTCGACAAGGAGGTAGAGAGAAAGGGAAGCGAGGGCTGGAGAAAACGCCAGCGGATGCTCGCGCGATTGAAGGGAGTCCGCAACCGAGTGGCTCTCCTGACGAAGTTTCAGCTGCAGCCCAATCGAGCGGCAAGCCAATCCCGTCAGGGCTTCTAAACGGAGCAATACCAGTCGATGCCGCTGGGGATCTAGAAGTGCAAGCTCCTCCTCCAGTCGTCGCGGCGACGCCGATTGCCAGTGCCCAGGTTGCTGCCGCAGGGGCCGCTTTGCAAGCGACCACAAACGGGAGGAAGGACGCCTCGGGCAAGACATCGCTTGTGAAATCCAGCGGGGCCGAAACGGAAGCGATCCAGAACACGAATGCGACCTCGGACCGATTGAATACGGCAACAAAAGGGACCGCGGGAGCAAAACAGGCCGACGGTCCTCGTGTCGCTGATCGAGCCTTGCTAGTGCAGCGAGTTTCCAAAGCGTTTCAGCGTCTTGGAGTCGACGGAGGTCAGATTCGAATCCGACTGCATCCGCAGGAATTGGGCGGCGTGCAATTGCAATTGAGTATGCAAGGGTCGCGAATGAACGCTCAGGTTGTTGCGGAAACGGAGCTGGCCCGAAGTCTGATCAACGAGCATTTGCCTGAACTGAAACAGCGGCTTGCCGATCAGGGGATCCAAGTCGAACGGTTTGATGTTCGTTTAGACGGTGAGCAAACGGCTGCGCAGAATCGCGATTTCGCCGAACAACAGTCCTCTTCTGAACAGCGGCAGGCGTCGGGCAAATCGGCTGCATCACAATCTCGTAACCTGTCCAGCGGTCAACCGGCCGTCGATGGGCCACCGCCGCCCAAAGCCGTTCGCAGCGTCATCGACGCGGCGAAATTCAAGTCCGTCGATTTGGTTGGCTAG